A genomic window from Nicotiana sylvestris chromosome 11, ASM39365v2, whole genome shotgun sequence includes:
- the LOC104249290 gene encoding phospholipase A2-alpha — protein MAFLQSLKLFSLQVLLAFCIIALRFSPISVHALNIGIETNAGISLEKECSRTCESKFCAVPPLLRYGKYCGVLYSGCPGEQPCDGLDACCMKHDLCIQRKGNNYLNLECNQNFLNCVATFTKSGAPSFKGNTCSVGTVVRVITDVIDAAVVAGNIFKKP, from the exons ATGGCTTTTCTGCAGTCGTTGAAGTTATTCTCTCTACAAGTACTTCTTGCATTTTGCATCATAGCCCTCAGGTTTTCTCCCATTTCAGTTCATGCCCTTAACATTGGCATTGAAACTAATGCTGGCATCTCCTTG gaaaaagaATGCAGTAGAACATGTGAATCAAAGTTCTGTGCAG TTCCTCCACTCCTAAGATATGGGAAGTATTGTGGAGTTCTATACAGTGGATGTCCAGGGGAGCAACCATGTGATGGACTTGATGCTTGCTGTATGAAGCATGATCTCTGTATACAACGTAAAGGCA ATAATTATCTAAACTTAGAGTGCAACCAAAATTTCCTGAATTGTGTGGCTACGTTCACGAAATCAGGAGCTCCATCATTTAAAGGGAACACTTGTTCAGTTGGTACTGTTGTTCGAGTGATTACTGATGTTATTGATGCTGCTGTCGTTGCTGGGAATATTTTCAAGAAACCCTAG